The following are from one region of the Geoalkalibacter subterraneus genome:
- a CDS encoding SLC13 family permease — MLSTMWDRLWRMHDETKALCLVRPQALLRRFKEDHLAFSNGRRESDVDLADEIEEAPAEHVGRLKSGPGGVEEGDPSEYTRRQLFGLILGPVLFVLMLLLPTPTEMEPAAQKMAAVALLMAAWWMCESIPIPATSLLPIALFPLLGIMHTKQATAPYASHLIFLFMGGFIIALSMQRWDLHRRIAMNIVKTVGFSPARLIFGFMVATAALSAFVSNTATTVMMMPIGLAIIAHVVEEGKREGLDKEIDFSPDKFSFGLNLMLGIAYAASIGGIATLIGTPPNTVLAGYLQKTYGFEISFADWLKVGVPLVLFMLPVCWLWLTRVANPMKLKKVPGGRDLINAELKKMGAMNTGERWTALVFGLTALSWIFRKQLGFLFPDPALVTDAAIAMTGACLLFLIPINMKKNEFVMNWHWAVKMPWGVLILFGGGLALAAGFKETGLATWIGTRVGLLENAPIIVLVLAVAALIIFLTEMTSNTATSAMVMPILSAVAVGLGQNPLLLVVPAAIAASCAFMLPVATPPNAIVFGSGYVTIPQMARSGFGLNIIGIVFAVAVTYLLVIPVFDVVFDQIPNWAATVHE; from the coding sequence ATGCTTTCAACCATGTGGGATCGCCTCTGGCGTATGCACGACGAAACCAAGGCCCTCTGCCTGGTGCGGCCTCAGGCGCTTTTGCGGCGTTTCAAAGAGGATCACCTGGCATTCAGCAATGGTCGTCGGGAGAGCGACGTCGATCTGGCCGATGAAATTGAAGAAGCCCCGGCGGAGCATGTCGGGCGGTTGAAGTCCGGACCCGGCGGGGTCGAAGAAGGTGATCCCAGCGAATACACTCGGCGCCAGCTTTTCGGTCTTATCTTGGGGCCGGTTCTTTTTGTGCTGATGCTGCTGCTGCCTACGCCGACTGAAATGGAGCCTGCCGCTCAGAAAATGGCCGCTGTGGCGCTGCTGATGGCCGCCTGGTGGATGTGCGAGTCGATTCCGATTCCAGCTACGAGTCTTCTGCCCATCGCGCTGTTTCCCCTGCTAGGTATCATGCATACCAAGCAGGCGACCGCGCCCTATGCCAGCCATCTGATCTTTTTGTTCATGGGTGGCTTTATCATTGCGCTGTCCATGCAGCGCTGGGATCTGCACCGTCGCATCGCCATGAACATCGTTAAAACGGTCGGATTCTCCCCAGCACGCCTGATTTTCGGGTTTATGGTGGCGACTGCGGCCCTCTCGGCCTTTGTCTCCAACACCGCCACCACCGTTATGATGATGCCCATCGGTCTGGCGATCATCGCTCACGTGGTCGAAGAGGGGAAGAGAGAAGGGCTGGACAAGGAAATCGATTTCTCCCCGGATAAATTTTCTTTCGGCCTCAACCTGATGCTGGGGATCGCGTATGCGGCCTCAATCGGTGGCATCGCCACCCTGATCGGCACCCCGCCCAATACGGTTCTTGCCGGCTACCTGCAGAAAACCTACGGTTTTGAAATCAGTTTTGCCGACTGGCTGAAAGTTGGTGTGCCGCTGGTACTGTTCATGCTGCCTGTGTGCTGGCTGTGGTTGACGCGGGTGGCCAACCCGATGAAACTCAAAAAAGTGCCCGGCGGTCGCGATCTGATCAACGCTGAGCTGAAAAAAATGGGGGCAATGAATACCGGCGAGCGCTGGACTGCTTTGGTGTTCGGTCTGACCGCTTTGTCCTGGATTTTCCGCAAACAACTCGGGTTTCTGTTTCCGGATCCCGCTCTGGTGACCGACGCGGCCATTGCCATGACCGGTGCCTGTCTTCTGTTCCTGATTCCGATCAACATGAAGAAAAACGAGTTTGTCATGAACTGGCACTGGGCGGTCAAGATGCCCTGGGGCGTGCTGATTCTGTTCGGCGGCGGCCTGGCTTTGGCGGCTGGCTTCAAGGAAACGGGGCTTGCGACCTGGATCGGAACCCGTGTCGGTTTGCTGGAAAACGCACCCATCATCGTGCTGGTGCTGGCGGTCGCTGCGCTGATTATCTTCCTGACTGAGATGACCTCCAATACGGCAACTTCCGCTATGGTTATGCCGATTCTGTCGGCTGTGGCAGTGGGGCTCGGTCAGAATCCCCTGCTGCTGGTGGTTCCTGCCGCCATCGCTGCCTCCTGTGCCTTCATGCTGCCGGTGGCGACCCCTCCCAACGCCATTGTCTTCGGCTCGGGGTACGTCACGATTCCGCAGATGGCGCGCAGCGGCTTCGGGCTCAACATCATCGGCATCGTTTTTGCGGTTGCGGTGACCTACCTGCTGGTCATTCCTGTTTTCGACGTGGTGTTCGACCAGATTCCAAACTGGGCAGCGACCGTGCACGAATAA
- a CDS encoding sigma-54-dependent transcriptional regulator — protein MEKILIVDDEAFIRENLERILADDGYRPFSTDSSEEAVRRVSEEEIDLVLLDLNLGHRSGLDVLRELREVDPEVLVIIITGYGTVESAVEALKLGAYDYIKKPFKADAIHLIVKLALETQNLRREVRHLKREGSAQFGETDMIGSSPQLLQVFHQIQEVAKHEHATVLITGESGTGKELVARAIHQLSSRKERPFVEINCGSLPFNLLETELFGHERGAFTDAKNRKIGLIEESNGGTVFLDEIGEMGLNLQVKLLRVLEDRKIRRLGGVRNIDIDVRVIAATNRDLKQAIDDREFREDLYYRLNVFPIHMPPLRERREDIPQLLDHFFKRFSREFNKAIRDVSRPAIDLLMRYHWPGNVRELRNVVERICIMHNAEVITPEMLPREIWGGPPRREVPFSFEIPPEGIVVEEIINQVEKDLISKALAITGGNVAKTSRLLNLPRGTLRYKLEKYQLAEQED, from the coding sequence ATGGAAAAAATCCTGATTGTCGATGATGAAGCGTTTATCCGCGAGAACCTGGAACGTATTCTTGCAGATGATGGTTACCGCCCTTTTTCCACGGACAGCAGCGAGGAAGCGGTGCGCCGGGTGAGTGAAGAGGAGATCGACCTGGTGCTGCTCGATCTCAATCTCGGTCACCGCAGCGGCCTGGATGTCCTGCGGGAACTGCGGGAGGTTGATCCGGAGGTTCTGGTCATCATCATCACCGGCTATGGGACGGTAGAGAGTGCCGTCGAGGCGCTGAAGCTTGGAGCCTACGACTACATTAAAAAACCGTTCAAGGCCGACGCCATTCATCTGATCGTCAAGCTGGCATTGGAAACCCAGAATCTGCGTCGCGAGGTGCGGCATCTCAAGCGTGAGGGCAGTGCTCAATTCGGCGAGACCGACATGATCGGCTCCAGCCCCCAGTTGCTGCAGGTTTTTCACCAGATCCAGGAGGTGGCAAAACATGAACACGCCACCGTGCTGATTACCGGGGAAAGCGGCACCGGCAAGGAGCTTGTCGCTCGCGCCATCCACCAGTTGTCGTCCCGCAAGGAGCGTCCCTTTGTCGAAATCAATTGCGGATCTCTACCCTTCAACTTGCTGGAAACAGAGCTTTTCGGTCATGAGCGCGGCGCTTTTACCGATGCCAAGAACCGAAAGATCGGTTTGATCGAGGAATCCAACGGAGGCACGGTTTTCCTCGATGAGATCGGCGAGATGGGCCTCAACCTGCAGGTCAAGCTTTTGCGCGTGCTTGAAGATCGCAAGATCCGCCGCCTCGGTGGGGTGCGCAACATCGATATCGATGTACGTGTCATTGCCGCAACCAACCGCGATCTGAAGCAGGCGATCGACGACCGTGAATTTCGCGAAGACCTTTACTATCGACTCAATGTGTTCCCGATCCATATGCCGCCCTTAAGAGAGCGAAGGGAGGATATCCCTCAGTTGCTCGACCACTTCTTTAAACGCTTCAGCCGGGAGTTCAACAAGGCGATACGTGATGTTTCCCGGCCGGCCATCGATCTGCTGATGCGCTACCACTGGCCTGGCAACGTACGCGAGCTTCGTAACGTCGTTGAAAGAATCTGCATCATGCACAATGCGGAAGTGATCACTCCCGAAATGCTACCCCGCGAGATCTGGGGCGGACCGCCCCGCCGTGAAGTGCCTTTCTCCTTTGAGATCCCACCGGAAGGGATCGTGGTCGAGGAGATCATCAACCAGGTCGAAAAAGATTTGATTTCCAAGGCGCTTGCGATCACAGGCGGCAATGTGGCCAAAACGTCGCGCCTGCTTAACCTTCCGCGGGGAACCCTGAGATACAAGCTGGAAAAATACCAGTTGGCGGAGCAGGAAGACTGA
- the hypF gene encoding carbamoyltransferase HypF, translated as MRRRLKGFCGLQRKRIEIEGIVQGVGFRPFVYQIARLHGVRGWVCNDSRGVMIEAEGASLSLDSFLSDLRDKIPPLAEITRFDVTDCPLQGDKQFVIRGSVEAAGKTARITPDTHVCEACLGELFDPADRRYRYPFINCTHCGPRFSIVTGIPYDRDKSTMVDFAMCDACREEYEDPSSRRFHAQPNACPDCGPQVRLLSAQGQPLLEIDDPVAATAELLRQGRIVAIKGLGGFHLAVDAGHSEAVAELRRRKARDEKPFALMVRDLEAARALVRIDAAEQALLTSTARPIVLLDQVPEHGLSPLVAPRNRSFGVMLPYTPLHHLLLHENFRALVMTSANISDEPIVYRNDDAPQRLCGIADAYLVHDRRIHTRTDDSIARVLADRPMMLRRSRGYVPRAVSLSSPRPAVLALGAELKNTLCLTQGDRAFLSQHIGDLKNHEVYRALEQSAAHLEEILATRPAVLAHDLHPDYLSTHYAQARDELPRVAVQHHHAHLASCLADNGVDAPAIGVIFDGIGLGLDGTIWGGEFLVGDFENFRRAGHLACLPMPGGDAATREPRRMALSALLHAYGEDIPQLSHDDGFTDQERRLLQQMVARKLNSPLTSSCGRLFDAVAALAGVRQVVSYEGQAALELEQAIERGDGAAAYRFEIRNDGDLLVCDPAPLIRQVVEDVRAGHGPAWISIRFHNGLAQVITEVCRRIRLQTGLERVVLSGGVFQNRILTEKTNRILTEGGFDVLLHRQVPPNDGGLALGQAVIAGRRFGKKST; from the coding sequence GTGAGGCGTAGATTGAAAGGGTTTTGTGGGTTGCAGCGCAAGCGTATTGAAATCGAAGGGATTGTGCAGGGGGTTGGATTTCGCCCTTTTGTTTATCAGATCGCACGCCTCCATGGTGTTCGCGGCTGGGTGTGCAACGATTCCCGCGGTGTCATGATTGAAGCGGAGGGCGCTTCCTTGTCCCTCGATTCTTTTCTGTCTGATTTAAGAGACAAGATTCCCCCTCTGGCAGAGATTACCCGGTTTGATGTTACGGATTGTCCCCTGCAGGGGGATAAGCAGTTTGTTATTCGTGGGAGCGTTGAGGCGGCGGGAAAAACTGCCCGTATCACGCCGGATACCCATGTGTGTGAAGCCTGCCTGGGGGAATTGTTCGATCCTGCCGATCGCCGCTACCGTTACCCCTTTATCAACTGCACCCACTGCGGGCCGCGCTTCTCCATTGTGACCGGAATTCCTTACGATCGCGATAAGTCGACGATGGTGGACTTTGCCATGTGCGACGCCTGCCGTGAGGAATACGAAGATCCGTCCAGCCGCCGCTTCCACGCCCAACCCAATGCCTGCCCGGACTGCGGCCCCCAGGTCCGTCTTTTGTCGGCGCAGGGGCAGCCGCTGCTCGAAATTGATGATCCTGTTGCCGCAACGGCCGAGCTGTTGCGGCAGGGGCGGATTGTGGCCATCAAGGGGTTGGGTGGATTTCACCTGGCGGTCGATGCAGGTCATTCGGAGGCGGTGGCCGAGCTGCGCCGGCGCAAGGCCAGGGACGAAAAGCCCTTCGCTCTGATGGTCCGCGATCTGGAGGCTGCCCGGGCTTTGGTCCGGATCGATGCCGCCGAACAAGCCCTGCTCACCTCCACCGCTCGCCCGATTGTCCTGCTCGATCAGGTTCCCGAACATGGCCTCAGCCCCCTGGTGGCTCCGCGCAACAGATCCTTCGGAGTGATGCTGCCCTATACGCCGCTACATCATCTGCTGCTGCACGAGAACTTTCGCGCCCTGGTGATGACCAGCGCCAATATCAGTGACGAACCGATCGTTTATCGCAACGACGACGCCCCGCAACGCCTTTGCGGTATCGCCGATGCTTACCTGGTGCATGACCGCCGCATCCACACCCGCACCGACGACTCCATTGCCCGCGTTCTGGCGGATCGCCCCATGATGCTGCGCCGTTCGCGCGGCTATGTCCCGCGTGCAGTCTCTTTGTCTTCTCCCCGGCCTGCGGTGCTCGCGCTGGGCGCAGAATTGAAGAACACCTTGTGCCTGACTCAGGGCGACCGGGCCTTTTTGAGTCAGCATATCGGCGACCTGAAAAACCACGAGGTCTATCGTGCCCTGGAGCAGAGTGCGGCGCACCTGGAAGAGATCCTGGCGACGCGTCCTGCAGTTCTCGCTCATGATCTGCATCCCGATTATCTCTCCACCCATTATGCCCAGGCGCGCGACGAGTTGCCGCGGGTGGCGGTGCAGCACCACCATGCCCACCTGGCGAGCTGTCTTGCCGACAACGGCGTGGACGCGCCGGCGATCGGCGTTATTTTCGACGGCATCGGGCTTGGCCTCGACGGGACCATCTGGGGCGGCGAATTCCTGGTGGGTGATTTCGAAAATTTCCGTCGTGCCGGGCATCTGGCCTGCCTGCCCATGCCCGGCGGGGACGCCGCAACCCGCGAGCCGCGTCGCATGGCTTTGAGCGCCTTGCTGCATGCTTACGGAGAGGATATCCCACAGTTGAGTCATGATGACGGCTTCACTGATCAGGAGCGCCGATTGCTGCAGCAGATGGTGGCGAGAAAACTCAACAGTCCGCTGACTTCGAGCTGTGGGCGGCTGTTCGACGCGGTGGCGGCATTGGCCGGTGTACGGCAGGTCGTCAGCTACGAAGGGCAGGCGGCCCTTGAGTTGGAGCAGGCCATCGAAAGGGGGGATGGGGCCGCTGCCTACCGTTTTGAGATTCGTAACGACGGAGATCTTCTGGTCTGCGACCCTGCGCCGCTGATCCGCCAGGTGGTGGAGGATGTTCGCGCCGGGCACGGTCCGGCATGGATCAGCATCCGCTTTCATAACGGCCTGGCGCAAGTCATCACCGAGGTCTGTCGCCGTATCCGACTCCAGACAGGGCTGGAGCGGGTGGTTCTTTCCGGGGGCGTTTTTCAGAACCGTATCCTGACGGAAAAAACGAACAGAATTCTGACGGAGGGGGGATTCGACGTCCTGCTTCACCGGCAGGTTCCGCCCAATGATGGAGGCTTGGCTCTCGGACAGGCCGTCATTGCGGGACGACGGTTCGGGAAAAAATCAACCTGA
- a CDS encoding PAS domain-containing sensor histidine kinase, whose translation MPRLTLHKKVLFAFLLLALLPLGFLAVYSANNLWLVEDYLRRSATEALDSQASRALVLRAEMVAESTADFLRRVEADLFDLALLEPDAEAYLSFYNQHRRSVWYRAGTNQQPVEVRESIPLYREIAFIHPDGREMLRIEEGEVSADLRDVSDPANTTYLTEDYFLQARRLPAGGVYVSPVTGWHVDKREQLAGERRPEDAVEGRKYRGVVRFAAPLHASDGTLQAVVVLSLDHRHLMEFTQHITPTEEKYVVFPSYESGNYAFMFDHEGWIITHPKFWDIRGLDSSGRLVPPYTTRSSPEAVARGAIPYNLLHAGFIHPNYPVVARDVLEGNSGVVDVTNVGGSRKIMAYAPVLYDVESGVSGEVWGGVTIGAELRQFHQPAIETSSVIQREVTRFMHRSWLLVGFTMAVVFLAAWWLSRSITGPLERLMDGTRAMARGNLRTEVAVKGDDEVGRLAQAFNAMAGELNHRRERLMKTLKALRRSRKEIIRERNFKQTVFENIETGILTLDGHHRVTSVNGPARSILGLAACDESLDLFNYLQEWPEMLEVLRPALEQDVSRRWSQYLQVERNGKRITLRIAFLPLLAPRSSGRILTVEDLTERVNLREHLGRMERLASLGRLSAGIAHEIRNPLTGISIMLDDLHDRLLRNPEDQALIQRALCEMERLEGLVNELLTFATTAQSSLQPGDVAPVLRDILFLVQKQCERANIMLEENIQESLPRFALDAAKLKQAFLNLLTNAIDAMPQGGRLEVAAARVDDHVCVKISDTGEGIAPDRLPLIFEPFYTSKGEGTGLGLSITHNIISDHGGRIEVNSQPGGGTEFVLWFPLG comes from the coding sequence ATGCCGCGTTTGACTCTTCATAAAAAAGTTCTGTTTGCTTTTCTGCTGCTTGCGCTGCTTCCCCTCGGATTTCTCGCCGTATATTCCGCCAATAATCTCTGGCTGGTGGAGGACTACCTGCGGCGCAGTGCGACTGAAGCTCTCGATTCTCAGGCTTCGCGCGCACTTGTGCTGCGCGCGGAGATGGTCGCAGAGTCGACTGCTGATTTTTTGAGGCGGGTCGAGGCGGATCTGTTTGACCTTGCTTTGCTTGAACCCGACGCAGAGGCGTATCTGAGTTTCTACAATCAGCACCGCCGCTCAGTCTGGTATCGGGCCGGAACCAATCAGCAGCCTGTCGAGGTTCGTGAATCCATTCCTCTTTATCGGGAGATCGCCTTCATACATCCCGATGGCCGGGAGATGCTGCGGATTGAGGAGGGCGAGGTTTCGGCTGATCTGCGCGATGTCTCCGACCCTGCCAATACAACCTACCTGACCGAAGATTACTTTCTGCAGGCCAGGCGTCTGCCCGCTGGCGGCGTCTATGTTTCGCCTGTGACGGGGTGGCATGTCGACAAGCGGGAGCAGTTGGCAGGGGAGAGGCGTCCCGAAGATGCGGTGGAAGGCAGGAAATACCGGGGGGTTGTTCGTTTTGCCGCTCCGCTGCATGCATCGGACGGCACTCTGCAGGCCGTGGTGGTTCTCTCTCTCGATCATCGCCATTTGATGGAATTTACTCAGCACATCACGCCGACGGAGGAGAAGTACGTCGTTTTCCCCTCTTATGAAAGCGGCAATTACGCCTTCATGTTCGATCATGAAGGGTGGATCATCACCCACCCGAAATTCTGGGATATTCGCGGGCTCGATTCCAGTGGGCGGTTGGTTCCGCCATACACGACCCGCTCCTCGCCCGAAGCGGTCGCGCGTGGTGCCATTCCATACAACCTTCTGCATGCGGGTTTTATCCATCCCAACTATCCCGTCGTCGCCCGGGATGTTCTGGAGGGTAACTCGGGTGTTGTCGATGTCACCAATGTCGGGGGATCCCGTAAAATCATGGCCTATGCGCCCGTGTTGTACGATGTTGAAAGTGGGGTTTCCGGCGAGGTTTGGGGAGGCGTTACTATCGGAGCTGAATTGCGGCAGTTTCATCAGCCGGCTATCGAGACCTCATCTGTCATCCAACGGGAAGTGACCCGCTTCATGCACCGCTCATGGTTGCTGGTCGGGTTTACGATGGCGGTCGTCTTCCTGGCTGCCTGGTGGCTTTCGCGCAGTATTACCGGCCCTTTGGAAAGATTGATGGATGGAACCCGCGCGATGGCCCGCGGCAACCTTAGAACCGAAGTTGCAGTTAAGGGTGATGACGAGGTGGGGCGGCTTGCCCAGGCATTCAATGCCATGGCCGGCGAATTGAACCATCGCCGTGAACGTCTGATGAAGACGTTGAAAGCATTGCGCCGTTCACGCAAGGAGATTATTCGCGAACGCAATTTCAAACAAACGGTTTTCGAAAATATCGAAACGGGCATTCTGACCCTCGATGGTCACCACCGCGTCACTTCGGTCAATGGTCCTGCACGATCTATTCTCGGTCTCGCGGCCTGCGATGAAAGTCTGGACCTCTTTAATTACCTGCAGGAGTGGCCGGAGATGCTGGAGGTCTTGCGTCCCGCCTTGGAGCAGGATGTCAGTCGGCGGTGGAGTCAGTATCTGCAGGTTGAACGAAACGGCAAGCGGATTACCCTGCGGATTGCATTTCTGCCGTTGTTGGCGCCTCGCTCGTCCGGGCGCATCCTGACGGTGGAGGATTTAACCGAGCGGGTCAACCTGCGTGAACATCTCGGGCGCATGGAGCGGTTGGCTTCCCTGGGGCGCCTCAGTGCCGGCATCGCCCACGAGATTCGCAATCCCCTGACCGGCATCAGCATCATGCTCGATGACCTGCATGACCGCCTGCTGCGTAATCCTGAAGACCAGGCACTGATTCAGCGTGCCCTGTGCGAAATGGAGCGCCTTGAAGGCCTGGTCAACGAACTGCTCACCTTTGCCACCACGGCTCAATCCTCTTTGCAGCCGGGGGATGTGGCCCCAGTGTTGCGTGATATTCTGTTTCTGGTGCAGAAGCAGTGCGAGCGCGCGAATATCATGCTGGAAGAAAATATCCAGGAGTCCTTGCCTCGCTTTGCGCTTGACGCCGCCAAGCTCAAGCAGGCTTTCCTCAACTTGTTGACCAACGCCATCGATGCCATGCCGCAAGGGGGCAGGCTCGAGGTCGCCGCCGCCCGGGTTGATGATCATGTCTGCGTGAAAATTTCGGATACCGGAGAAGGGATTGCGCCGGATCGCCTGCCGTTGATTTTTGAGCCTTTCTACACCAGCAAGGGGGAGGGCACCGGGCTTGGACTCTCGATTACTCACAATATTATCTCCGATCATGGCGGCCGTATTGAGGTCAACAGCCAGCCGGGAGGAGGCACTGAGTTCGTTCTCTGGTTCCCGTTGGGGTGA